In Massilia antarctica, the following are encoded in one genomic region:
- a CDS encoding asparagine synthetase B family protein yields the protein MSGLCGWIGHGASAADNQVLIEAMAVPLAAFDKTDISTLQGSRSAVAVAARAASSHAWQGDGLVVAVWGEPELDDGVDAQGQQDGLAERVARLWRRDPDAVCIKLSGAFALAILDNANGDALLAIDRMGTHQLSYQTVGEALVFATSSDALIRHPLTPGAIDPQGLYNYVYFHMVPAPGTVYRGQQRLLPGECLRFKQGRIDKRAYWRMVFDEQPQHAFEDLKQQFRDLLRSSVVDAAGKQPYGAFLSGGTDSSTIAGIMREISDQPVNTYSIGFEAEGYDEMSYARLASKHFGTSHHEYYVTPDDVVAAIPRIGAVFDQPFGNASAVPAFYCARLARADGVTRMLGGDGGDELFGGNERYSKQHVFALYDKVPGLLRKALLEPAVFNFPAGERLKLIRKARSYIEQASLPMPARLETYNLLGRFGPSQVFTGAFLASADVGAPLASLSHTYAQNDASSLINRMLALDLKVTLADNDLPKVIKACELAAMEAAFPFLSDRMVAFSARLTAKQKLNGTQLRYFFKEALRGFLPDEIITKQKHGFGLPFGVWLQKHKPLQQLALDSLSDLKQRQIVRPEFIDALVGQHLNEHAGYHGTMVWVLMMMEQWFKQRSAPQS from the coding sequence GTGAGCGGGCTATGTGGATGGATCGGCCACGGCGCCAGTGCCGCTGACAACCAGGTCCTGATCGAGGCCATGGCGGTCCCGCTGGCCGCCTTCGACAAGACCGATATCAGCACCCTGCAAGGTTCGCGCAGCGCGGTCGCGGTAGCCGCGCGCGCCGCCAGCAGCCATGCATGGCAGGGCGACGGCCTGGTGGTGGCCGTGTGGGGCGAACCGGAACTCGACGACGGCGTCGATGCCCAGGGCCAGCAAGATGGCCTCGCCGAGCGCGTGGCCCGCCTGTGGCGGCGCGACCCCGATGCCGTCTGCATCAAGTTGAGCGGCGCCTTTGCGCTCGCCATTCTCGACAACGCCAATGGCGACGCCTTGCTGGCGATCGACCGCATGGGCACCCACCAGCTGAGCTACCAGACGGTGGGCGAGGCGCTGGTGTTCGCCACCTCGTCGGACGCGCTGATCCGCCATCCGCTCACACCCGGAGCCATCGATCCGCAAGGCTTGTACAACTACGTCTACTTCCACATGGTCCCGGCGCCGGGCACCGTGTACCGCGGCCAGCAACGCCTGCTGCCGGGCGAGTGCCTGCGCTTCAAGCAGGGCAGGATCGACAAGCGCGCCTACTGGCGCATGGTGTTCGACGAACAGCCGCAGCACGCGTTCGAGGATCTCAAGCAGCAGTTCCGCGACCTGCTGCGCAGCAGCGTGGTTGACGCCGCCGGCAAGCAGCCGTACGGCGCCTTCCTCAGCGGCGGCACCGACAGCTCCACCATCGCCGGCATCATGCGCGAAATAAGCGACCAGCCGGTCAACACCTATTCGATCGGCTTCGAGGCCGAAGGCTACGATGAAATGTCGTACGCCCGCCTGGCGTCGAAACACTTCGGCACCAGCCACCACGAGTACTACGTCACGCCGGACGACGTGGTGGCCGCCATTCCGCGCATCGGCGCGGTGTTCGACCAACCCTTCGGCAACGCCTCGGCGGTACCGGCGTTCTACTGCGCGCGCCTGGCCCGCGCCGACGGCGTCACCCGCATGCTGGGCGGCGACGGCGGCGACGAACTTTTCGGCGGCAACGAGCGCTACTCCAAGCAGCACGTGTTCGCCCTGTACGACAAGGTGCCCGGCCTGTTGCGCAAGGCGTTGCTGGAACCGGCCGTCTTCAATTTCCCGGCCGGCGAGCGCCTCAAGCTGATTCGCAAGGCGCGCAGCTACATCGAGCAAGCCTCGCTGCCGATGCCGGCGCGCCTGGAAACGTACAACCTGCTGGGCCGCTTCGGCCCGTCCCAAGTGTTCACCGGCGCATTCCTGGCCAGTGCCGACGTGGGCGCGCCCTTGGCCAGCCTGTCGCACACCTACGCCCAGAACGATGCATCGAGCCTGATCAACCGCATGCTGGCGCTCGACCTGAAAGTCACCCTGGCCGACAACGACCTGCCGAAAGTGATCAAGGCGTGCGAGCTGGCGGCGATGGAAGCGGCCTTCCCTTTCCTGTCCGACCGGATGGTCGCGTTCTCGGCGCGCCTGACGGCCAAACAGAAACTCAATGGCACCCAGCTGCGCTACTTCTTCAAGGAAGCGCTGCGCGGCTTCCTGCCCGACGAAATCATCACCAAGCAAAAGCACGGTTTCGGCCTGCCGTTCGGCGTGTGGCTGCAAAAGCACAAGCCGCTGCAGCAGCTCGCGCTCGACAGCCTCTCCGACCTCAAACAACGCCAGATCGTGCGTCCGGAATTCATCGACGCGCTGGTCGGCCAGCACTTGAACGAGCATGCCGGCTACCACGGCACCATGGTGTGGGTCCTGATGATGATGGAGCAGTGGTTCAAGCAGCGCTCCGCACCGCAAAGCTGA
- a CDS encoding pyridoxal-dependent decarboxylase, exosortase A system-associated — protein MSAPRPQHAPLAQFEVEGDCLQIGGMPLTRLAERVGRTPFYAYDRAKLTERVELLRRHLPPEIHLHYAMKANPMPAVVQHMATLVDGIDIASGGEQRVALDTPMAPHLVSFAGPGKSDTDLSCAIAAGVVLNMESEAEMERIAVIGRRLALKPRVAVRVNPDFELKSSGMKMGGGPKQFGVDAERVPAMLERIRELELDFQGFHIYSGSQNLKAASIQDAHEKTFALAIRLAAHWPGPLRTLNIGGGFGIPYFPGEERLDLAAVGENLKRILPDVRRDLPDTEIVIELGRYLVAEAGIYVSRVIERKESRGQVYLVTDGGLHHHLAASGNFGQVIRKNYPVAIGNRMNAEERETVSVVGPLCTPLDLLADQMSLAKADVGDLVVVFQSGAYGLSASPVAFLSHPVALEVLV, from the coding sequence ATGAGCGCCCCCCGTCCGCAACACGCGCCGCTGGCGCAATTCGAGGTCGAGGGCGATTGCCTGCAGATCGGCGGCATGCCGCTCACCCGCCTGGCCGAACGGGTCGGACGCACGCCCTTTTACGCCTACGACCGCGCCAAGCTGACCGAGCGGGTCGAACTGCTGCGCCGCCACCTGCCGCCGGAAATCCATCTGCACTACGCCATGAAGGCCAATCCGATGCCGGCCGTGGTCCAGCACATGGCCACCCTGGTCGACGGCATCGACATCGCTTCCGGCGGCGAGCAGCGGGTGGCGCTCGACACGCCGATGGCGCCGCACCTGGTCAGCTTCGCCGGTCCGGGAAAAAGCGACACGGACCTGAGCTGCGCGATCGCCGCCGGCGTGGTGCTGAACATGGAGTCGGAAGCGGAGATGGAACGCATCGCCGTCATCGGCCGGCGCCTGGCGCTCAAGCCGCGCGTGGCGGTGCGCGTCAATCCCGACTTCGAACTCAAATCGTCCGGAATGAAAATGGGCGGCGGACCGAAACAATTCGGCGTCGACGCCGAGAGGGTGCCCGCCATGCTGGAGCGCATCCGCGAACTGGAACTCGACTTCCAGGGCTTCCACATCTACAGCGGCTCGCAAAACCTGAAAGCGGCATCGATCCAGGACGCGCACGAAAAAACCTTCGCGCTGGCGATCCGCCTGGCCGCGCACTGGCCCGGTCCCCTGCGCACGCTCAATATCGGCGGCGGCTTCGGCATTCCCTACTTCCCCGGCGAAGAACGGCTCGACCTGGCCGCCGTGGGCGAAAACCTCAAGCGCATCCTGCCCGACGTGCGGCGCGACTTGCCCGACACCGAGATCGTGATCGAACTGGGACGCTACCTGGTGGCCGAAGCGGGCATTTACGTCAGCCGCGTGATCGAGCGCAAGGAATCGCGCGGGCAGGTCTACCTGGTCACCGACGGCGGCCTGCACCACCATCTGGCGGCGTCCGGCAATTTCGGCCAGGTGATCCGCAAGAACTACCCGGTCGCCATCGGCAACCGCATGAACGCCGAGGAGCGCGAAACCGTGTCCGTGGTCGGCCCGCTATGTACCCCGCTCGACCTGCTGGCCGACCAGATGTCGCTCGCCAAAGCCGACGTGGGCGACCTGGTGGTCGTGTTCCAATCCGGCGCCTACGGCCTGTCCGCCAGCCCGGTCGCCTTCCTCAGCCATCCCGTGGCGCTGGAAGTGCTGGTCTGA
- a CDS encoding acyl-CoA ligase (AMP-forming), exosortase A system-associated, whose protein sequence is MSDLIHDFIFRSAGRTPQAEALVYGSRRLDYATLATTVRQVSTSVLGLGLGRGQRLAVYLEKNIENVAAMFGAAAAGGVFVPVNPLLKPEQVAYILADCNVRILVTSADRLKLLAAALGACPDLHTVIVTGNVDNAPALEGITVLAWDTALAAALPATPARNIDTDMAAILYTSGSTGKPKGVVLSHRNMVAGANSVASYLENTPADRILAVLPLSFDYGLSQLTTAFSVGATAVLINHLLARDILKAVEAERITGLAAVPPLWIQIAPLPWPADCTLRYLTNSGGAMQRPTLDALRRALPNAQPFLMYGLTEAFRSTYLPPSELERRPDSMGKAIPNAEVMVLRADGSECDPGEAGELVHRGALVSLGYWNDRAKTAERFKPVQSIHHGLPLTEMAVWSGDTVRKDEEGFLYFISRNDEMIKTSGYRVSPSEVEEVIYAREGVAEAAAIGLAHPTLGQAIVVVAHPKEGSALSAEALLSACKPHLPAYMLPARVIISPESLPRNPNGKIDRKLLSVQMEQLFMETAQ, encoded by the coding sequence ATGAGTGACTTGATCCACGACTTCATCTTCCGCTCTGCCGGCCGCACCCCACAAGCGGAGGCGCTCGTTTATGGCAGCCGCCGTCTGGATTACGCAACACTTGCGACTACCGTGCGGCAAGTCTCGACAAGCGTGCTCGGACTGGGCCTGGGCCGTGGCCAGCGGCTCGCGGTGTATCTTGAAAAAAACATCGAGAACGTGGCCGCCATGTTCGGCGCGGCGGCGGCCGGAGGCGTGTTCGTTCCCGTCAATCCCCTGCTCAAGCCCGAACAGGTCGCCTACATCCTGGCCGACTGCAATGTGCGCATCCTGGTCACCTCGGCCGACCGCCTGAAATTGCTGGCGGCCGCCCTGGGCGCCTGCCCGGACCTGCACACCGTCATCGTGACCGGCAATGTCGACAATGCGCCCGCGCTGGAGGGGATCACCGTGCTGGCCTGGGATACTGCCCTGGCCGCCGCCCTGCCCGCCACCCCGGCGCGCAATATCGATACCGACATGGCCGCCATCCTGTACACCTCGGGCAGCACCGGCAAACCCAAAGGCGTGGTGCTCTCGCACCGCAACATGGTGGCCGGCGCCAACAGCGTGGCCAGCTACCTGGAAAACACCCCGGCCGACCGCATCCTGGCCGTGCTGCCGCTCAGCTTCGACTATGGCCTGAGCCAGCTGACCACGGCGTTTTCGGTCGGCGCCACGGCGGTGCTGATCAACCACCTGCTGGCGCGCGATATTTTGAAGGCCGTGGAAGCGGAACGCATCACCGGCCTGGCCGCGGTGCCGCCGCTGTGGATCCAGATCGCGCCCCTGCCCTGGCCGGCCGACTGCACCCTGCGCTACCTCACCAATTCCGGCGGCGCCATGCAGCGCCCCACCTTGGACGCGCTGCGCCGCGCGCTGCCGAACGCGCAACCGTTCCTGATGTACGGCCTGACCGAAGCGTTCCGCTCGACCTACCTGCCGCCGTCCGAACTGGAACGCCGCCCCGATTCGATGGGCAAGGCGATCCCGAATGCCGAGGTAATGGTGCTGCGCGCCGACGGCAGCGAATGCGATCCCGGCGAAGCCGGTGAACTGGTGCACCGCGGCGCGCTCGTCTCGCTGGGCTACTGGAACGACCGCGCCAAGACCGCCGAGCGCTTCAAGCCGGTGCAGTCAATCCACCACGGCCTGCCCCTGACCGAAATGGCGGTATGGTCGGGCGACACGGTGCGCAAGGATGAAGAAGGTTTCTTGTACTTCATCAGCCGCAACGATGAAATGATCAAGACTTCCGGCTACCGGGTCAGCCCCTCCGAAGTCGAGGAAGTGATCTACGCGCGCGAGGGCGTGGCCGAAGCGGCCGCCATCGGCCTGGCCCACCCCACCCTGGGCCAGGCCATCGTCGTCGTCGCCCACCCCAAGGAAGGCAGCGCCTTGAGCGCCGAAGCCCTGCTGTCGGCCTGCAAGCCGCACCTGCCGGCCTACATGCTGCCGGCGCGCGTGATCATCTCGCCCGAGAGCCTGCCGCGCAACCCGAACGGCAAGATCGACCGCAAACTGTTGAGCGTACAAATGGAACAGCTGTTTATGGAAACCGCACAATGA